From a single Parambassis ranga chromosome 2, fParRan2.1, whole genome shotgun sequence genomic region:
- the obsl1a gene encoding obscurin-like protein 1a, producing MDIFGGAPRVLGYPRPVLAQWGTDATLKCQIGGDPRPDVIWEHKNVQITSGGRYQLSEEGKAYMLTISGVTQQDAGQYICKAKNCIGETYAAASLKVEGEDQDGEVNRVRKNGESAGHVNGFCTAQNGEERMNGEHKLSAKREELDLTSDDKPRFLIKPLSLRVDRGEDAAFSCKIWGAPLPEVMWEKDGKKLSDIFESSHFSVSNQDGGWFQLKIYRTRMPDKGVYTCKAINCNGKALAGAVLLVEPVPERGESKTSSKLSPKHRGGWLGLQREEQPVNASKVKKFAVAEGKHAKFRCFVTGKPKPEIVWKKDGVPLEPGRRHLIFEDREGYYTLKVLYCKVQDTGLYVCAASNTLGNTLSAVHLSVKGPVVRFRRPLKDVEVRERDVAVLECEVPDESLPAAWYLEDQRLMPSSKYGMEQKGTKRRLTIHDVGTDDDGVYLCEMPDGGKSIAELSVKGTIVRKLPRKLEVLEGENAAFCVEVENDDMEVHWFKDGLKLNETHQTILKSFGKTHILVFVNVAYHDSGVVTFVAGRSKTSSRLKVKATRHSPPICPGGITMDVDRPNSALLTWVPAPNSPTSTRSMFVLERQEVGSQEWQKCFTSETATSAEVTGDSVPCEGDYRFRVCCINKYGRSGHVEFSKVVHLAPGPKIRSRLKCCEVEEGEDAQFSIDLSASMVGTWFLNSAQLQHGGRFSIQQKQTQHSLVIGATQMTEDTAEITFIANGVRDSAVLKVKSAVIKFSPLLELDSNKKLDTGDAIVLYCEVSHPFAEVSWFKDGTELQPSDSLNIQSDGNMRRIVIQSADASHSGVYTCETSGDAVKFNVEVAGPPVEFTPVPEEELHKSSMELDPVVLLCNVSRDDAEVVWYKDGCEIQPSDNITLQTEGTMRRLIIRSAETSDAGTYACQAGNNKMEFTVNVREPPVMIVEPKDDVVMESYISEEIHLQCELSRSNGKVRWFKNGQQVEESDYVRLPSEGPYRRLTILCSSEEDGGEYVCETDGDSVFFQLTVTEPPVTIISPSEQELELTHVASERLELSCEISHADAPVRWFKDSLEVEEGPNLILEVDGATRRLVIPNPTVGDTGEYICDTEDDSVAFLVTITEPPVALSRPKDTPDQLESFDGKPIVLEIEVSRSTADVTWQLNGAEIKQTANITITEDGLIRRLTIHSPTPEDSGKYTCDAVDDKIDFQVKVSEPPAKILRKSDIKTNLMFLVSDDIVLECELSRSTAAAKWYKDGRRVEGDDRFCEEEEGAYRSLVILNAELGDSGEYFMDVGDDSIGFQVTVEEPPVTIVGNSPDPDYQEMMAGDDLILACEVSRASAQVQWFCNDRLLTNDARTSIESYGTLRKIIITCMQSSDSGKYVCDAVDDKMISVVRIQEPPVTFVNKEDDIVLMGYEAESVTLTSYVSKESALVRWLKDWTAVEGDRFRALMEGHKRTLTIEPLRRSDAGEYTCDINTDQVHFSLLVKEMRIKFTRLLQDTLAHADSMVTLRCEVCKPKADVQWLKNGVEVVPSRRFTIRADGVERSLTIHRLTREDAGEYACESRDDRTAATLRVELPRVVEFLTELHNTTVLEGEDATFKCVVSPEDVQLLWLMDNELITLGDRFQSTQNGLCHTLVIKKCHMLDCSRITAEAEGKISKASLKVQEAQVMFTKKMEAVMVEEFGDATLETEISLETGEVQWMRQGVVIQSGPRHTLGQSGCKRILTIHNLTLSDRGTYRCETLHDRTQVKLNVEPRKISIRKGLTDQDTFERETATFEVELSHTDVEGVWQKDGIRVKPNNQWRVSTNGRIHSLTLSNLTLEDTGTIVFSAEGVRATARLTVKETPVSILKPLADMSVEEEFPASLECEFSRQNVEVRWLKNGTELKPSKNCRIYSMGRKRFCQILQCSRADAGSYTCDTGEINTSCSLDVYEHELKIVHDLEDLYIKEDQNAVFMCEVSLEDVTGEWYKDGHKIRPTPTIKIRTEGNKHFLLMCNIKAEDAGEIRFAARDVESTAYLEVEELPVSIAKPLRDRTALEKHRVILECTVSSPRCSATWYKGREELVSSDRVDILIDGCSHKLVIQEVAVEDEGTYTIEVGEHTSKAKLMVEAQALVIVKELEDVEVKESEAASFQCEVSVAINKPPVWTLNGVTLQPGPSVRLENHGTVHKLTLKSTSVNMSGTVKFTMGKARSSAMLSVMEE from the exons ATGGATATCTTTGGTGGTGCTCCTCGCGTTCTAGGCTACCCACGCCCTGTTTTAGCACAGTGGGGAACTGACGCCACACTCAAGTGCCAAATTGGCGGGGACCCTCGCCCAGATGTGAtctgggagcataaaaatgTCCAGATCACATCTGGAGGACGCTACCAGCTCTCAGAGGAGGGCAAAGCTTACATGCTGACCATTAGTGGAGTGACACAGCAGGACGCAGGCCAGTACATCTGCAAGGCTAAGAACTGCATAGGGGAAACGTATGCAGCAGCCTCGCTTAAAGTGGAAGGAGAGGACCAAGATGGAGAGGTCAATCGTGTGAGAAAAAATGGAGAATCAGCAGGACATGTAAATGGCTTCTGCACGGCACAAAACGGTGAAGAGAGAATGAATGGAGAGCACAAGTTAAGTGCAAAACGAGAAGAGCTTGATTTAACATCCGATGATAAACCACGATTCCTCATCAAACCACTTTCTCTGCGAGTGGACCGTGGAGAGGACGCCGCCTTCTCCTGCAAAATCTGGGGGGCACCGTTGCCTGAGGTGATGTGGGAGAAGGACGGTAAGAAGCTGAGTGACATCTTTGAGAGTTCACACTTCAGTGTGAGCAATCAGGATGGTGGCTGGTTCCAGCTGAAGATCTACAGGACACGCATGCCAGACAAAGGTGTCTACACCTGCAAGGCCATCAACTGCAACGGCAAGGCCCTGGCAGGCGCTGTGCTCCTTGTGGAGCCGGTGCCGGAGCGAGGGGAGAGTAAAACATCCTCAAAGCTGTCACCCAAGCACAGAGGTGGATGGCTGGGTttgcagagagaggagcaacCTGTCAATGCGTCAAAGGTTAAGAAGTTTGCAGTGGCGGAGGGGAAGCACGCTAAGTTTCGCTGCTTTGTGACGGGGAAGCCGAAACCTGAGATAGTTTGGAAGAAAGACGGGGTTCCCCTAGAGCCTGGCAGACGTCATCTGATAtttgaggacagagagggttaCTACACGCTGAAGGTTCTGTACTGCAAAGTGCAGGACACagggctgtatgtgtgtgcggcATCCAACACTCTGGGGAACACACTGAGTGCTGTTCACCTGTCTGTCAAAG GCCCAGTTGTGAGGTTCAGGCGTCCTTTAAAAGACGTGGAGGTGAGGGAGAGGGATGTTGCTGTGTTGGAGTGTGAGGTGCCCGATGAGTCGCTCCCAGCTGCCTGGTATCTGGAAGACCAGAGGCTGATGCCCAGCAGTAAATACGGGATGGAGCAGAAAGGAACCAAGCGCAGGCTCACCATCCATGACGTGGGGACGGACGACGATGGCGTTTACCTCTGCGAGATGCCGGATGGAGGAAAAAGCATTGCTGAGCTGTCAGTGAAAG GCACAATTGTTCGGAAGCTTCCCCGGAAGCTGGAGGTGCTGGAGGGTGAGAATGCAGCGTTCTGTGTGGAGGTGGAGAATGATGACATGGAAGTCCACTGGTTCAAAGATGGTCTGAAGCTAAATGAGACACACCAGACCATCCTCAAGTCTTTTGGCAAAACACACATTCTGGTCTTCGTCAACGTCGCCTATCACGACTCAGGTGTAGTGACGTTCGTCGCAGGAAGATCGAAGACCTCATCACGCCTTAAGGTCAAAG CTACAAGGCACAGCCCTCCTATTTGTCCTGGTGGAATCACAATGGACGTAGACAGGCCCAACAGCGCCCTGCTCACCTGGGTTCCGGCCCCAAACAGCCCAACCTCCACCCGCTCTATGTTTGTGCTGGAGAGGCAAGAGGTTGGTTCTCAGGAGTGGCAGAAGTGCTTCACATCGGAGACTGCCACATCAGCCGAGGTCACAGGAGACAGTGTGCCGTGTGAAGGCGACTACCGCTTCAGAGTCTGCTGCATCAACAAGTATGGTCGGAGTGGGCATGTGGAGTTTTCCAAAGTGGTCCATTTGG CTCCTGGGCCCAAGATCCGCAGCCGCCTCAAATGCTGtgaggtggaggaaggagaggacgCTCAGTTCTCCATCGACCTGTCTGCCTCTATGGTGGGAACCTGGTTCCTCAACAGTGCACAACTTCAGCACGGTGGAAGATTTTCAATACAACAGAAGCAAACGCAGCATTCACTGGTGATTGGTGCAACTCAGATGACAGAGGACACAGCAGAGATCACATTCATTGCCAATGGAGTGCGGGATTCAGCCGTGCTCAAAGTCAAAT CTGCTGTGATAAAATTTAGCCCTCTGTTAGAGCTGGACAGCAACAAAAAGTTGGACACGGGCGATGCCATTGTGCTCTACTGTGAAGTCTCCCACCCCTTCGCTGaagtgtcctggtttaaagacGGCACCGAGCTCCAGCCAAGCGACAGCCTCAACATCCAGTCGGATGGGAACATGAGGAGGATCGTGATCCAGTCAGCTGATGCGTCTCACTCTGGAGTATACACGTGCGAAACTTCAGGGGATGCTGTTAAGTTCAATGTGGAGGTTGCAG GTCCTCCTGTGGAGTTCACCCCTGTCCCTGAGGAGGAGCTTCACAAAAGCAGCATGGAGCTGGACCCTGTGGTGCTGCTCTGCAATGTCTCCAGAGATGATGCCGAAGTTGTTTG GTATAAGGACGGCTGTGAGATCCAGCCCAGTGACAACATcactctgcagacagaggggACCATGAGGAGGTTAATAATCCGCTCTGCAGAAACCTCAGATGCTGGAACGTACGCTTGCCAGGCAGGAAACAACAAGATGGAGTTCACCGTTAATGTCAGAG AGCCTCCGGTGATGATTGTGGAGCCGAAGGATGATGTAGTCATGGAGAGCTACATCTCAGAGGAGATACACCTGCAGTGTGAGCTGTCGCGCTCCAATGGGAAAGTGAGATGGTTCAAAAAcggccagcaggtggaggaaagCGACTACGTGCGGCTTCCATCTGAGGGTCCTTACAGGAGGCTGACTATCCTCTGCAGCtcagaggaagatggaggagagtatgtgtgtgaaacagaTGGAGATTCTGTCTTTTTCCAGCTTACTGTCACAG AGCCACCGGTGACAATCATTTCTCCCAGTGAGCAAGAACTGGAGCTAACCCATGTAGCTTCAGAGAGGTTAGAGCTCAGCTGTGAGATATCCCATGCGGATGCTCCTGTGCGCTGGTTCAAAGACagcctggaggtggaggagggtccTAATCTGATTCTGGAGGTGGATGGAGCCACACGCCGACTGGTTATACCCAACCCCACTGTGGGGGACACAGGAGAGTATATATGTGATACTGAGGATGACTCTGTGGCCTTCCTGGTCACTATTACTG AGCCACCTGTGGCGCTTTCTCGTCCTAAAGACACTCCGGACCAGTTGGAGAGCTTTGATGGCAAACCAATTGTTCTGGAGATTGAGGTATCCCGGTCAACTGCAGATGTCACATGGCAGCTAAACGGTGCAGAAATCAAGCAAACTGCCAACATCACCATCACAGAGGACGGCCTTATCCGTCGTCTCACTATTCACTCTCCCACTCCAGAGGATTCAGGGAAATACACCTGTGACGCTGTTGATGATAAAATAGATTTCCAGGTCAAAGTTTCTGAACCACCTGCGAAGATTTTAAGAAAGTCAGACATCAAGACAAACCTTATGTTTTTGGTTTCGGATGACATTGTGCTGGAGTGCGAGCTCTCCAGATCCACTGCTGCTGCCAAGTGGTACAAAGATGGCCGCCGTGTGGAAGGTGATGACAGgttctgtgaggaggaggaaggtgctTACCGCTCACTGGTCATCCTCAATGCTGAACTTGGAGACTCTGGAGAGTACTTCATGGATGTTGGAGATGACAGCATAGGATTCCAGGTTACAGTAGAAG AGCCTCCAGTGACCATTGTAGGAAATTCACCTGATCCTGACTATCAGGAAATGATGGCAGGTGATGACCTGATCCTTGCCTGTGAGGTGTCCCGTGCCAGCGCCCAAGTGCAGTGGTTCTGCAATGACAGGCTGCTCACCAATGATGCCCGAACCTCCATTGAGAGCTACGGCACTCTGAGGAAAATCATCATCACATGCATGCAGTCGTCAGATTCTGGGAAGTATGTGTGTGACGCTGTGGATGACAAGATGATCAGCGTTGTCCGGATTCAAG AGCCTCCGGTTACATTTGTGAACAAGGAGGACGACATTGTCCTGATGGGTTACGAAGCAGAGAGTGTGACACTGACCAGCTATGTGTCAAAGGAAAGCGCTCTTGTCCGTTGGCTGAAAGACTGGACGGCCGTTGAAGGTGATCGTTTCCGTGCACTCATGGAGGGCCACAAACGCACCCTCACCATCGAGCCTCTGAGGCGTTCAGACGCCGGCGAGTATACCTGTGACATCAACACAGACCAGGTCCACTTCAGCCTGCTAGTAAAAG AAATGAGAATTAAGTTCACAAGGCTGCTGCAGGACACTCTAGCCCACGCTGATAGCATGGTGACCCTTCGCTGTGAGGTGTGCAAGCCAAAAGCCGACGTGCAGTGGCTCAAGAATGGTGTGGAAGTGGTTCCAAGTAGGAGGTTTACCATTCGCGCAGATGGAGTTGAGCGAAGCTTGACCATCCACCGTTTGACCCGAGAGGATGCTGGAGAGTATGCTTGTGAGTCCAGAGATGACCGGACTGCTGCAACACTCAGAGTTGAAT TGCCTCGAGTGGTCGAGTTCCTCACTGAGCTCCACAACACCACCGTGCTGGAAGGAGAAGACGCCACCTTCAAGTGTGTTGTCTCCCCCGAGGATGTCCAGCTGCTCTGGCTCATGGATAATGAGCTGATCACTCTGGGAGACCGTTTCCAGTCAACCCAGAATGGCCTGTGCCACACACTGGTCATCAAAAAGTGCCATATGTTGGACTGTTCGAGGATCACAGCAGAAGCCGAAGGAAAGATAAGCAAAGCCAGTCTCAAAGTTCAGG AGGCTCAAGTCATGTTTACAAAGAAAATGGAGGCTGTTATGGTGGAGGAGTTTGGTGACGCAACTTTGGAGACAGAGATCAGCCTGGAGACGGGTGAGGTCCAGTGGATGAGGCAGGGGGTGGTGATTCAGTCTGGTCCCCGGCACACACTGGGTCAGAGCGGCTGCAAACGCATCCTAACCATTCACAACTTGACTCTGTCGGACCGGGGGACCTACCGCTGTGAGACTCTGCATGATCGGACACAGGTCAAGCTCAATGTGGAAC CCCGTAAAATCTCCATCCGCAAAGGCCTCACCGACCAGGACACCTTCGAGCGGGAGACAGCAACCTTTGAGGTGGAGCTCTCCCACACGGATGTGGAGGGTGTTTGGCAGAAGGACGGCATCCGGGTGAAGCCAAACAACCAGTGGCGAGTGAGCACCAATGGACGGATCCACAGCCTCACCCTGTCCAACCTGACACTGGAGGACACGGGCACCATTGTATTCTCAGCTGAAGGGGTGCGAGCCACAGCAAGGCTCACAGTCAAAG AGACACCGGTGTCAATCCTGAAACCACTGGCAGACATGAGCGTAGAAGAGGAATTTCCTGCCAGTCTGGAGTGTGAATTCTCCCGGCAAAATGTTGAAGTCAGATGGCTTAAg AATGGGACAGAGCTCAAGCCGAGTAAAAACTGTCGGATCTACTCCATGGGTCGGAAGCGGTTCTGTCAGATCCTGCAGTGCTCCCGGGCTGATGCTGGCTCCTACACATGTGACACAGGGGAAATCAACACTTCCTGTTCATTGGATGTTTATG AGCATGAGCTGAAGATAGTGCATGATCTGGAGGATCTTTACATAAAGGAAGACCAGAACGCCGTCTTCATGTGTGAAGTTTCTCTGGAGGATGTGACAGGAGAGTGGTACAAGGATGGCCACAAGATTCGGCCTACCCCCACTATAAAGATTCGCACTGAAG GGAACAAACACTTCCTCCTAATGTGTAACATCAAAGCTGAGGATGCTGGAGAAATCCGGTTTGCAGCCAGGGATGTTGAATCTACAGCCTACCTAGAAGTAGAAG AACTTCCTGTTTCTATTGCAAAACCACTGCGAGACCGGACAGCCCTGGAGAAACACCGTGTCATACTTGAATGCACCGTTTCCTCACCACGATGTAGCGCCACCTGGTACAAAGGCAGAGAAGAGCTGGTCTCTTCAGATCGGGTGGACATTCTCATTGATGGATGCTCCCATAAATTGGTGATCCAGGAGGTGGCCGTGGAGGACGAGGGCACCTACACCATCGAGGTTGGGGAGCACACGTCCAAAGCTAAACTGATGGTGGAAG CCCAGGCCCTTGTGATTGTAAAGGAACTAGAGGATGTAGAAGTGAAAGAGTCAGAGGCAGCGTCTTTCCAGTGTGAGGTATCTGTTGCCATAAACAAGCCTCCTGTTTGGACTTTGAATGGAGTCACCCTTCAGCCGGGGCCCTCTGTCCGTCTGGAAAATCATGGTACAGTCCATAAACTCACCCTGAAGAGCACCAGCGTTAACATGAGTGGGACAGTGAAGTTTACCATGGGcaaggccaggagcagcgccatgctcagtgtgatggaggagTAG
- the LOC114453282 gene encoding sodium/potassium-transporting ATPase subunit alpha-1, with the protein MGLGRGKEEYKLAATSDGGHKKGKKGKDKKNMDDLKKEVDLDDHKLTLDELHRKYGTDLNRGLSSSRAKEILARDGPNALTPPPTTPEWVKFCKQLFGGFSMLLWIGAVLCFLAYSIQAASEDEPANDNLYLGVVLSAVVIITGCFSYYQEAKSSKIMESFKNLVPQQALVIRDGEKKNINAEEVVVGDLVEVKGGDRIPADLRVVSAQGCKVDNSSLTGESEPQTRSPDFSNDNPLETRNIAFFSTNCVEGTARGIVINTGDRTVMGRIATLASSLEGGKTPIAIEIEHFIHIITGVAVFLGVTFFILSLILGYGWLEAVIFLIGIIVANVPEGLLATVTVCLTLTAKRMAKKNCLVKNLEAVETLGSTSTICSDKTGTLTQNRMTVAHMWFDNMIHEADTTENQSGTAFDRSSPTWASLSRVAGLCNRAVFLAEQSNVPILKRNVAGDASEAALLKCIELCCGSVAGMRDKYNKIAEIPFNSTNKYQLSIHKNSNAGESKHLLVMKGAPERILDRCSTIMIQGKEQPLDDEMKDAFQNAYVELGGLGERVLGFCHFNLPDDQFPQGFAFDTEEVNFPTENLCFIGLMSMIDPPRAAVPDAVGKCRSAGIKVIMVTGDHPITAKAIAKGVGIISEGNETVEDIAARLNVPVSEVNPRDAKACVVHGGELKEMTPEQLDDILRHHTEIVFARTSPQQKLIIVEGCQRQGAIVAVTGDGVNDSPALKKADIGVAMGIAGSDVSKQAADMILLDDNFASIVTGVEEGRLIFDNLKKSIAYTLTSNIPEISPFLLFIIANIPLPLGTVTILCIDLGTDMVPAISLAYEAAESDIMKRQPRNPQSDKLVNERLISMAYGQIGMMQAIAGFFTYFVILAENGFLPMDLLGIRVFWDDKYVNDLEDSYGQQWTYERRKIVEFTCHTAFFTSIVIVQWADLIICKTRKNSIVQQGILKNRVLIFGLFEETALAAFLSYCPGMDVALRMYPLKPSWWFCAFPYSLIIFLYDEVRRYILRRYPGGWVELETYY; encoded by the exons ATGGGGCTGGGA agagggaaagaggagtACAAACTGGCAGCTACGTCAGATGGCGGGCATAAAAAAGGCAAGAAGGGGAAAGATAAGAAGAACATGGATGATCTGAAAAAAGAAGTGGACCTG GATGATCACAAGTTAACCTTGGATGAGCTTCACAGGAAATATGGAACCGACCTAAACAGG GGTCTTTCCTCCTCCAGAGCAAAAGAGATCCTGGCCAGAGATGGCCCCAACGCCCTCACACCTCCACCTACCACACCTGAATGGGTCAAATTCTGCAAGCAG ctgtttggtgGTTTCTCAATGCTGCTGTGGATCGGTGCTGTCCTGTGCTTCCTTGCTTACAGTATCCAGGCTGCCTCAGAAGATGAACCTGCCAATGATAAC tTGTACCTCGGTGTTGTGCTTTCTGCTGTCGTCATCATCACTGGTTGCTTCTCCTATTACCAAGAGGCCAAGAGCTCAAAGATCATGGAGTCCTTCAAGAACCTGGTCCCACAG CAAGCCCTGGTCATCCGTGATGGCGAGAAGAAGAACATCAACGCTGAGGAGGTGGTGGTTGGAGATCTGGTGGAAGTCAAAGGTGGAGACAGGATCCCCGCTGATCTGAGAGTTGTCTCTGCTCAAGGCTGCAAG GTGGACAACTCCTCTCTGACCGGTGAATCAGAGCCTCAGACTCGTTCTCCAGACTTCTCCAATGACAACCCATTGGAAACCAGGAACATTGCATTCTTTTCCACCAACTGTGTTGAAG GAACCGCTAGAGGAATCGTCATCAACACTGGAGATCGCACTGTCATGGGTCGTATCGCCAccctggcttccagtctggaggGAGGCAAGACTCCAATTGCCATTGAGATCGAGCACTTCATTCACATCATCACTGGTGTGGCTGTCTTCCTGGGTGTTactttcttcatcctctccctcatcctTGGCTACGGGTGGCTGGAGGCCGTCATCTTCCTCATTGGTATCATCGTCGCCAACGTGCCAGAGGGTCTCCTGGCTACTGTCACT GTGTGTCTGACCCTGACCGCCAAGCGTATGGCCAAGAAGAACTGCTTGGTGAAGAACCTGGAAGCCGTGGAGACCCtgggctccacctccaccatctGCTCAGACAAAACCGGCACCCTGACCCAGAACAGGATGACTGTAGCCCACATGTGGTTCGACAACATGATCCATGAGGCTGACACAACCGAGAACCAGAGTGGCACCGCTTTTGATAGAAGCTCCCCCACCTGGGCTTCTCTTTCAAGAGTCGCTGGACTCTGCAACCGTGCCGTCTTCTTAGCTGAGCAGAGCAATGTGCCAATCCTGAAG AGAAATGTGGCCGGTGACGCCTCTGAAGCAGCCTTGCTGAAGTGTATCGAGCTGTGCTGTGGATCTGTTGCTGGCATGAGAGACAAGTATAACAAGATTGCTGAGATCCCCTTCAATTCCACCAACAAATACCAG CTCTCCATCCATAAGAACTCAAACGCAGGTGAAAGCAAGCACCTCTTGGTGATGAAGGGAGCCCCAGAGAGAATTTTGGACCGCTGTTCCACCATCATGATCCAGGGCAAGGAGCAGCCTCTGGATGACGAGATGAAAGACGCTTTCCAGAACGCCTACGTGGAGCTGGGAGGACTAGGAGAGAGAGTGCTGG GTTTCTGCCACTTCAACCTGCCTGACGATCAGTTCCCACAAGGCTTTGCCTTTGATACTGAGGAGGTGAACTTTCCCACTGAGAACCTGTGCTTCATTGGCCTCATGTCCATGATTGATCCTCCTCGTGCTGCTGTGCCCGACGCTGTGGGCAAATGCAGGAGTGCTGGAATCAAG GTCATCATGGTGACTGGTGACCATCCAATCACAGCCAAGGCTATTGCTAAGGGTGTGGGTATCATCTCCGAAGGCAACGAGACTGTTGAAGATATCGCTGCACGCCTCAATGTTCCAGTTTCAGAGGTCAACCCCAG GGATGCCAAGGCCTGTGTCGTGCACGGTGGCGAGCTGAAAGAGATGACCCCAGAGCAACTGGACGACATCCTTAGGCACCACACTGAGATTGTGTTCGCCAGAACCTCCCCACAGCAGAAACTGATCATCGTAGAAGGCTGCCAGAGACAG GGTGCCATCGTGGCCGTTACAGGTGATGGTGTGAACGACTCTCCTGCTCTGAAGAAGGCCGACATTGGCGTCGCTATGGGTATCGCTGGATCTGATGTCTCCAAGCAGGCTGCCGACATGATCCTGTTGGACGACAACTTTGCCTCCATCGTCACAGGAGTGGAAGAAG GCCGTTTGATCTTTGACAACCTGAAGAAGTCCATCGCCTACACACTGACCAGCAACATCCCTGAGATCtcacccttcctcctcttcatcatcgcCAACATCCCTCTGCCTCTGGGAACAGTCACCATCCTCTGTATTGACCTGGGAACTGACATG GTCCCAGCCATTTCCCTGGCTTACGAAGCAGCTGAGAGCGACATCATGAAAAGACAGCCCAGAAACCCCCAATCTGACAAACTGGTAAACGAGAGGCTCATCAGCATGGCTTATGGACAAATCG GCATGATGCAGGCCATAGCTGGGTTCTTCACTTATTTTGTGATCCTGGCTGAGAATGGTTTTCTCCCCATGGACCTGCTAGGAATCAGAGTGTTCTGGGACGACAAATATGTAAATGACCTGGAAGACAGCTACGGACAACAGTGG ACATATGAGCGCAGAAAGATCGTAGAGTTCACCTGTCACACAGCGTTCTTCACTAGCATCGTGATCGTGCAGTGGGCCGATCTGATCATCTGCAAGACCAGGAAGAACTCCATCGTGCAGCAGGGAATTTTGAA GAACCGTGTCTTGATCTTCGGACTGTTTGAAGAAACTGCACTCGCTGCCTTCCTCTCCTACTGCCCGGGCATGGATGTCGCCCTCAGAATGTACCCTCTCAA GCCAAGCTGGTGGTTCTGCGCCTTCCCCTATTCCTTGATTATCTTCCTCTATGATGAAGTAAGAAGATACATCCTCAGACGCTACCCAGGCG GTTGGGTGGAGCTGGAGACCTACTACTGA